Proteins encoded in a region of the Ornithodoros turicata isolate Travis chromosome 3, ASM3712646v1, whole genome shotgun sequence genome:
- the LOC135389279 gene encoding uncharacterized protein LOC135389279 encodes MSGKMNLFMLGRVLTDTDTTVSWIHSKDLLPNNMNCPRCGRELSVKPSQRTFGQFRCRHGHAQFSQSVTVGTWFENVRLAPEQVLILTYCFAKKMTFQQALDEASIIPEVSVSSATVADWYSYCREVCTDSLANAQTQKIGGPGHVVEIDECKIGRRKYQRGRIVEGTWILGLIDVDTKQLCLEICPENKRDKETLLALIDKHVEKGTTLFTDCWKGYAGLSAEGFQHMTVNHTYNFVDPDTGVTTNHIESQWRPLRHRLARGGVTSENMAHHLSEYLWRTDCSNKNEQPFERLLNDIKSLYSPQQGS; translated from the coding sequence ATGAGTGGAAAAATGAACCTGTTCATGCTAGGCCGTGTGCTCACGGACACCGACACAACTGTATCGTGGATTCACTCCAAAGATCTCCTACCCAACAACATGAACTGCCCCCGCTGCGGACGTGAACTAAGCGTGAAGCCGTCGCAGCGTACATTCGGACAATTCCGATGTCGGCACGGCCATGCCCAGTTCTCACAGTCTGTTACTGTGGGAACATGGTTCGAGAACGTGAGACTCGCACCAGAACAAGTCCTGATTCTTACGTACTGTTTCGCCAAAAAAATGACTTTTCAGCAGGCCCTCGACGAGGCCTCCATAATTCCGGAGGTAAGTGTATCGTCAGCTACCGTTGCAGACTGGTACTCGTACTGCCGAGAAGTCTGCACGGACTCGCTGGCCAATGCACAAACTCAGAAAATCGGCGGTCCTGGCCACGTTGTGGAAATCGACGAATGTAAAATTGGTCGTCGCAAATACCAACGTGGCCGTATCGTCGAAGGGACATGGATACTGGGGCTGATTGACGTTGACACTAAACAACTGTGCCTCGAAATATGTCCGGAAAACAAAAGAGACAAGGAGACACTCCTTGCCCTCATTGACAAGCACGTCGAAAAGGGCACAACCCTTTTCACTGACTGCTGGAAGGGGTACGCCGGTCTGTCAGCAGAAGGTTTCCAGCACATGACGGTCAACCATACATACAACTTTGTTGACCCAGACACCGGCGTGACCACCAACCACATTGAATCTCAGTGGAGACCACTACGGCATAGGTTGGCCAGAGGTGGTGTGACAAGTGAAAACATGGCACACCACCTCAGTGAGTACCTTTGGAGGACTGACTGTAGCAACAAAAATGAGCAGCCTTTCGAAAGGCTGCTAAACGACATCAAGAGTCTCTACAGTCCTCAACAGGGCTCTTAA